From the Aspergillus puulaauensis MK2 DNA, chromosome 1, nearly complete sequence genome, the window GCGATGGATGTCAACCCCGCAGTCTCGCGCGACCCCCGCCTTGCGAATCGTGGAAGTCGACCCTCATTACCCGCCAGACCAAGCTATCATGAAGCGCCACAAAGGCCCCCTACAGGCCCTCGCGGGTACTCAGCACCCGATATACAACATAATGCGCCCGGTGATCCGTTCATTCGCAGCATTACCGATCTAGTGCAGACAGCAGTATCTACAGCTATGGACAGAGCCGAACGAGAAAGGATACAGAAAAAGCGAACTCAGACGGAGGATCAGTATCGGAAATCAAAAAATCACATGGCGTTTCCATCGACCATTGAATTCTTTAGCCACTCCCGGAATGAGGAAGGCCTCCTGTTAGCCTCGattgaggagaagatcagGAGCCAGGAGTCCAACTACCAGCGCTTAGCAAGCGACCTCAGAAACAAATGGGTGGAATCCACAAAGCCACAAGATTCAAAGACCGATGAGATAGTATCTCAGCTGCAGCGAGATCTCAAGTTAGCCAATAATAGAATCTCTGCCTTGCATGGAGATATTGCACAACTGACCAGCCGTGACACGTCGAGAGATGCTGAGTTTAAGACTCTTCAGGAAGCGTTGGGCAACCAACAAAATTCCTTCGCGGGCTACACAAACTCCTGGGCGTTACTGAAAAAGGATATGGATGATTGTTCGGCACGGGTTAAACAGTTGGAAGAAAACACAGAACGGCCAGTTGACGGGCTGATGCCAGATACAAAAATGGCAGTTGATGCTATCTCTGCTCAGCTTAAGGGTATACATCAGAGAGCAGCAAATTGGGACGAAAAGATTAAGTTCTTATCATCGTCTTTCCAAACATTATCAAAAATACCTGATCAAGTCAACCAGAATCTAAAGGATCAGCAAGAGAAGTTGGGTCACGCTGGCCAAACAACGCATCCTAATCTTGATAAAGCGGTACTATCTCTCAATAACAAATTagaggagctgcagctcaTCCAGAGCACTAAAGATGAATTAGTGCTGACAGACATGGAGGAACTTAGAAAGAGCCTAAAAAAGACAGAGCAGGATCAGGAACGTCTCACTGTATCTGTACAGGAGACATTGTTGAGAACTCCTAGGGAGCCGCTTGATCCAAAGGTGGATGCCTTGATCGCTGAAGTTCGAAAATGGCACTCAGTGTTGGAGCCTATTAATATGGCTCTGCACTCGCTCGAGTCGAGATACAATAGCTTGTCAACGGAGCCGATCGTGCAGAGTATGGTTCGGGCGATGCAGGAAATGTACCCCTCTGTGGATCAAATTTTAAGGGAATTGCAAGGCCACAGGCGCGTCTTGGACGGGGAGCTACCATTGCTGCACAAGAAAATAGAGCAGCTTGAAAGCAAGGGGCCAACATCCACAGTGCCGCATGAAGAGCTGAACTCCATCAAAGCCAAAACGAACGACTTGTCCCAGTCAGTCGGTACCCTTCTAGAACGGTATCAGTGGCTCAATCAAGAAGAGATTCGTGGGATGCAGACACGCTTGGAGTCTCTTGCAGAAAAGCAGACTAGCTCGGAAAGTGTGTTCCAGGAAAATCAAACTGCAGCTCAGGAAATGTTGCAAGAAATGGCGCGCGAACGGGAATCGTTAAGCAACCGGTTAACGTCTCTCCATGACGCTTTCGAGAAATTAAATTCAGATCACACCCAAGAAAAGCTAGGCGCTACTGGCAATGAAGAATCCCAGCGCACTTTGGAACTTCGCATCGCGGCGCTTGAGAAGAGCACCGTGCATAGTTAtgagaagctgaagggaCAGTTCGAACGTATCAAGAAAACCGTGCAGCTTCCAGGTCCCTCTTCTGAGAACGGATCTTCACAGGGTGATTCTACCCCTGCCACCAAGATGCCCCCGCCGCCGAGACCTGATCT encodes:
- a CDS encoding uncharacterized protein (COG:S;~EggNog:ENOG410Q070) codes for the protein MDVNPAVSRDPRLANRGSRPSLPARPSYHEAPQRPPTGPRGYSAPDIQHNAPGDPFIRSITDLVQTAVSTAMDRAERERIQKKRTQTEDQYRKSKNHMAFPSTIEFFSHSRNEEGLLLASIEEKIRSQESNYQRLASDLRNKWVESTKPQDSKTDEIVSQLQRDLKLANNRISALHGDIAQLTSRDTSRDAEFKTLQEALGNQQNSFAGYTNSWALLKKDMDDCSARVKQLEENTERPVDGLMPDTKMAVDAISAQLKGIHQRAANWDEKIKFLSSSFQTLSKIPDQVNQNLKDQQEKLGHAGQTTHPNLDKAVLSLNNKLEELQLIQSTKDELVLTDMEELRKSLKKTEQDQERLTVSVQETLLRTPREPLDPKVDALIAEVRKWHSVLEPINMALHSLESRYNSLSTEPIVQSMVRAMQEMYPSVDQILRELQGHRRVLDGELPLLHKKIEQLESKGPTSTVPHEELNSIKAKTNDLSQSVGTLLERYQWLNQEEIRGMQTRLESLAEKQTSSESVFQENQTAAQEMLQEMARERESLSNRLTSLHDAFEKLNSDHTQEKLGATGNEESQRTLELRIAALEKSTVHSYEKLKGQFERIKKTVQLPGPSSENGSSQGDSTPATKMPPPPRPDLVDGHLGMKIKRARPSSLSGDERSPAPSSSSHSRDSTGSPMTALEGVRKKKREKKKRRRLESEGEAHAQARPPINREYDEDY